In the Candidatus Methylomirabilis sp. genome, GGTTTCCCCTGGGGGGCCGGGGGCCGGGGCGGCGCGGGCGCCAGGACCCGGACCGTGTCACGTGCATTCTGTCGTTCGCATTAGCGGGGCCAGACGACCCGGGCGGCGAAGCCCAGGGCCGGCGGCACGAGCAGCGACAGGAGCACGCGCGCCGCCACGAACCGGCCTCCCATCATCGGGATCTCCCACACGAGGATCCGGTTGACGCCCAGCATGGACCAGGAGCTCAGGAAGGTGATCAGGGCCGGAAGCCCCGCCCCGGCCTTCGAGAGGGCAGCCAGGATGGGAAAGGAGACGAAGGGACCCCCGGGGGCAAGCGCCCCCGCCACCCACCCGACCAGGATGCCCCGCCACCCCGCCTCCGCCCCCAGCCAGCGGACCACCGCCTCCGCCGGCACCAGGACCTGCAGGAGGCCGGCAATCCCGAACCCCAGGAGCAGGCGAGGGAGGACGCCCACCACCAGCTCCCAGGAGGCGTCGGCCGCGGCCGCGACCGTCCGGAGCCCGCGGCTCAGCGCCACGGCCAGCAGCCCTGCGGCCACCAGCAGGAGGATCAGGCTCGCCCAGTCCACGCGCCGTGTCCCCGTCCCGCTCCTCACGTGCCCTTCTTCTTCGGGACGACCCGCTTCTCGCTCGCCTCCACCTGGTTCCCGCACTCCGGGCAGAGGTAGTTTCCCTTCTTCGTCTTGGTCGGGTTCAGCCCCCGGCTGCCACAGCCCTGGCAGGCGTAGGCGATGACCTTTTCCGCTTCCATCCCGCTCTCCTGTGGGGCGGCCGGCGGCCCCCCGGGCCCGGCCCGCCCCGTGGGGCTCAGAAGGTCC is a window encoding:
- a CDS encoding permease, with the protein product MRSGTGTRRVDWASLILLLVAAGLLAVALSRGLRTVAAAADASWELVVGVLPRLLLGFGIAGLLQVLVPAEAVVRWLGAEAGWRGILVGWVAGALAPGGPFVSFPILAALSKAGAGLPALITFLSSWSMLGVNRILVWEIPMMGGRFVAARVLLSLLVPPALGFAARVVWPR